The region CATGACGATGGGACACGTCATCCCAACTTCCATCGAGTTCATGGACAAACTCTCGTTCCAGACTTCGTACAAATATCTGAACGAACATTTGCCGAATGAAGACGCGGGAGCAATGTTACTCATCGAAGTTGATGGCAACAGCATGGAACAACTCGAAAAGGAATATGAAACCATCGGCGAACTTTGCCTGGAGAATGACGCCATCGACGTTTTCGTAGCCGACAACGCCACAACACAAGAGCGCGTTTGGAAAGTCCGGCGCAACATCGCCGAGGCATTCAAAGTCTATTCACCAATACAAAGTCTCGAAGATATCGTCGTTCCATTCGCCTCCATTCCGAAAATTCTCCCAGAAATCGAAAAACTCGCGGGAAAATATGACGTCGTCATTCCGTGTTACGGACATGCAGGCGACGGAAATCTTCACGCGACAATCGTGAAAAAACCGGAGATGTCGATGAAAAAGTGGGACGAATTATTGCCGACGATTCTCTGGGATTTGTATGA is a window of Candidatus Marinimicrobia bacterium CG08_land_8_20_14_0_20_45_22 DNA encoding:
- a CDS encoding FAD-binding oxidoreductase, encoding MTMGHVIPTSIEFMDKLSFQTSYKYLNEHLPNEDAGAMLLIEVDGNSMEQLEKEYETIGELCLENDAIDVFVADNATTQERVWKVRRNIAEAFKVYSPIQSLEDIVVPFASIPKILPEIEKLAGKYDVVIPCYGHAGDGNLHATIVKKPEMSMKKWDELLPTILWDLYDKTVACGGTISGEHGIGHKRKAFIGQALEPTSIELMRRVKLAFDPKNILNPGKIFDID